A window from Natronorubrum aibiense encodes these proteins:
- a CDS encoding DUF5518 domain-containing protein, translating into MSIVSSLRVHALPAAWRFALIGALASLPITAILNWLPNSEASIGGGIMIFGAFIAGAIATIRSSDPNAAGLRTGFIASIIALTIFVVTVGTTATWPLPRVVFFVFASGMIVCVASLFGLGFGRVGGWVANTVVSR; encoded by the coding sequence GTGAGTATAGTGTCATCTCTTCGCGTCCACGCTCTCCCTGCAGCATGGCGATTTGCACTCATCGGTGCGCTAGCCTCGCTACCTATCACCGCCATTCTCAATTGGCTGCCGAACTCGGAGGCGAGCATTGGTGGTGGTATCATGATATTCGGAGCGTTCATCGCAGGAGCCATCGCTACAATCCGCTCATCAGACCCGAATGCTGCTGGACTCCGCACTGGTTTCATTGCTAGCATCATCGCTCTGACTATATTCGTAGTGACAGTAGGTACGACAGCGACATGGCCGCTACCTAGAGTTGTATTTTTCGTCTTCGCCAGTGGGATGATAGTGTGCGTTGCCTCTCTCTTTGGTCTAGGATTTGGTCGTGTCGGAGGTTGGGTGGCAAACACCGTTGTCTCTCGATAG
- a CDS encoding phage NrS-1 polymerase family protein — protein MSSTPSFDRTVLPADLRNRDQWVCWKEELRDGKPTKIPVTPGSGAFASSTDPETWASFETALEYADTGNADGIGFVFTDDDPIVGVDLDDCRDPESGDVDDTALDIIERLDSYTETSPSGTGFHVLIKGELPDGRNRRGSIELYDTARFFTVTCDRLEDTPPRVARRQDALVAIHREYVQDSEPDPEHDSGNHRTSDETETTGSAADTDVDLDDEELLERAQNASNGEKFERLWRGSTAGYESQSEADMALCCLLAFWTGGDHQQMDRLFRQSGLLRDKWDEVHYADGSTYGEKTIERAISSTSEFYDPDTRETSTESVPRTSEPSATASRDKSGRNRNRAYLVEKNRLLTDRVDELETTLEQKNERIDRLEATIEDLKTELAERDREIKQTREEQAETTSDCDTASETASLWGRLFGDSSK, from the coding sequence ATGAGTTCTACACCATCATTCGATAGAACAGTACTCCCAGCAGACTTGCGAAATCGTGACCAGTGGGTGTGCTGGAAAGAAGAACTTCGGGATGGGAAGCCGACGAAGATACCAGTGACGCCAGGGAGTGGTGCGTTCGCGTCATCGACGGATCCCGAAACATGGGCGTCGTTCGAGACAGCCCTCGAGTACGCTGATACAGGAAATGCCGATGGCATCGGATTCGTCTTTACCGACGACGATCCCATCGTCGGCGTGGATCTGGATGACTGTCGAGATCCCGAAAGCGGCGACGTCGACGATACAGCACTGGACATCATCGAACGACTTGATTCCTATACGGAGACCTCTCCGTCGGGTACTGGGTTCCATGTACTCATCAAGGGAGAACTCCCAGATGGACGGAACCGCCGTGGCAGTATCGAACTGTATGACACTGCTCGGTTTTTCACCGTGACTTGCGACCGCCTCGAGGACACACCACCTCGCGTTGCACGTCGGCAGGACGCGCTGGTTGCGATCCATCGTGAGTACGTCCAAGACTCTGAGCCGGATCCAGAGCACGACTCTGGGAACCATCGCACTAGCGACGAGACGGAAACGACGGGCAGTGCAGCCGATACTGACGTTGATCTCGATGACGAGGAGCTGCTCGAGCGAGCGCAGAACGCATCGAACGGTGAGAAGTTCGAGCGGTTATGGCGTGGTTCGACTGCCGGTTATGAGAGTCAGTCAGAAGCAGACATGGCTCTGTGCTGTTTGCTGGCGTTCTGGACTGGCGGTGACCACCAGCAGATGGATCGGCTCTTCCGCCAATCGGGACTACTTCGAGACAAGTGGGACGAAGTCCACTACGCAGACGGCTCTACGTACGGCGAGAAGACCATCGAACGAGCGATTTCGAGTACCTCCGAGTTCTACGACCCGGACACTCGAGAGACATCAACCGAATCTGTTCCTAGAACGAGCGAGCCGTCGGCCACTGCCAGCCGTGACAAATCGGGACGGAATAGGAACCGTGCGTATCTGGTCGAGAAGAACCGACTGTTGACCGACCGTGTCGACGAACTCGAGACTACGCTCGAACAGAAAAATGAGCGTATCGATCGTCTCGAGGCAACGATCGAGGATCTCAAAACCGAACTTGCAGAGCGTGACCGCGAGATCAAGCAGACTCGAGAAGAACAAGCCGAGACGACATCCGACTGTGATACCGCTTCAGAGACAGCCTCTCTGTGGGGACGATTATTCGGCGATAGCTCCAAATAA
- a CDS encoding MBL fold metallo-hydrolase, with the protein MDRAILVVFVTLLVVLAGCAGGTEGAEDAIDDSQSVGDAIDIVELNVADVSPDEEYIVLQNTADEPADLSGFELRDREGGQVDGGLSPFSFPSEFILESGETVKITTGEGDSTETELYWGYNVNIWRGDGDVVRLVDTSGQVVLEHAYGDIDLDESESDGDGEDSTGDESDDVNERPVDGELEIHHIDVGQGDSTLIVTPANETILIDTGDWRQDGDEVIAYLDAQGIDRIDHLVATHADADHIGGHAAVIEHFETTGEGVGAAYDSGVPSDSATYENYLDTVDDHDVNLLLVESGDELPIEGNVSAQVMNPPAEDAGSDVNDNSVVLAFEFGDFQYLAPGDVDTGVEQRLVDEWGSDLESDVYKAGHHGSSTSSSDAFVDAIAPETAIISSAYDSQYGHPSDEVLERFADREIETYWTGVHGNIVVRTDGTSIAVETSESFSTDPADILAETPDSDDETNALVPPPLVAGSVASGIDGVVAPTMG; encoded by the coding sequence ATGGACCGAGCGATCCTCGTAGTCTTCGTGACGCTCCTCGTCGTTCTTGCAGGATGTGCGGGCGGCACCGAAGGTGCCGAGGATGCGATCGACGACTCGCAGTCGGTTGGGGATGCTATCGACATCGTCGAGTTGAACGTTGCAGACGTATCGCCCGATGAGGAGTACATTGTCCTCCAGAACACTGCCGATGAGCCCGCTGATTTGTCCGGGTTTGAACTCCGAGACCGAGAGGGTGGACAGGTCGATGGCGGCCTCTCGCCGTTTTCGTTTCCAAGTGAGTTTATCCTCGAGTCCGGGGAGACTGTGAAGATAACGACCGGTGAAGGCGACTCAACGGAGACCGAACTGTACTGGGGGTACAACGTGAATATCTGGCGAGGCGATGGCGACGTGGTTCGGCTCGTCGACACCAGTGGCCAGGTCGTGCTCGAGCACGCCTACGGCGATATCGATCTCGATGAGTCTGAGTCGGACGGCGATGGAGAGGACAGCACCGGTGACGAGAGCGATGACGTCAACGAGCGTCCTGTTGACGGTGAGCTCGAGATTCACCACATCGACGTTGGGCAAGGCGATTCTACCCTTATCGTCACGCCAGCCAATGAGACAATTCTGATCGATACTGGCGACTGGCGCCAAGACGGCGATGAGGTCATCGCCTACCTCGACGCCCAGGGGATCGATCGGATCGACCACCTCGTCGCGACGCATGCCGATGCCGATCACATCGGTGGCCACGCCGCTGTGATCGAGCACTTCGAGACGACTGGTGAGGGTGTTGGGGCCGCGTACGATTCGGGTGTTCCATCGGATTCAGCGACCTATGAGAACTACCTCGATACCGTCGACGACCACGACGTCAATCTTCTCCTCGTCGAAAGCGGTGATGAGCTACCGATCGAGGGAAACGTCTCTGCCCAGGTAATGAACCCGCCTGCTGAGGACGCTGGGAGCGACGTTAACGATAATAGTGTGGTGCTGGCATTCGAGTTCGGCGACTTCCAGTATCTAGCGCCTGGCGATGTCGATACTGGCGTCGAGCAGCGGCTGGTCGACGAGTGGGGAAGCGATCTCGAGAGCGACGTCTACAAAGCCGGCCATCACGGCTCATCGACCTCCTCGAGTGACGCCTTCGTAGACGCCATCGCTCCTGAGACGGCCATCATCTCGAGTGCCTACGACTCACAGTACGGACATCCGAGTGACGAGGTTCTCGAACGGTTTGCCGATCGGGAGATCGAAACGTACTGGACAGGGGTCCACGGCAATATCGTAGTGCGAACTGATGGGACGTCGATCGCTGTCGAGACGAGTGAGTCGTTCTCGACGGACCCAGCGGATATCCTCGCGGAGACACCTGATTCCGACGACGAGACGAATGCACTGGTACCCCCTCCGCTTGTCGCAGGCAGTGTGGCCAGTGGGATTGATGGAGTTGTCGCTCCTACTATGGGGTGA
- a CDS encoding type IV secretory system conjugative DNA transfer family protein, which yields MVLDRFFGSGDEASSDDQQDEQTAGGDEQPEENTTAESSTHQQHGEQYDIVEQNTIRIGGKKVITETVDEGTVAGPFVREMFEAGMYNAPAPLWIGYSEDPQTGFREAPLRFESLFRHTWIAGTTGYGKTTELLNMMVQWAYSGYGFTYFDPKGRDSRELLRMLPKHRLKDVVWIEPGSTTHEKTIGLNFLEVPECETREELENEIESRVENLKAVFDTSDYWGINMEAITESMARAMMKSEKPFSIIDMYFTLLNAERREDFALDVEDPYIREFCLEIAKMEEETIRPLLKRIKSWVENSVIRRIIAHRESTIDFRDIIDNDRIVIVRTPVENTDIKKMVTLGVMRNLWSAIQRRSYELDTTPDPYFVLCDEFDDIASDNLDIESMLARARSMRLSVTLASQYPSQFDEDTLKAMQNNCDNLLTFSVNDSDDAELLMKRFRDYTAEDLITTDQFKVWTRIPLSGGRYSEPVLIRTFPPYPPLRGTDDVDDIIEQSLERYGTDPLTDAEILQNLIYSDANEAANPTKILDETMAEALRTVQIREGVQEANGWVEVTAVDEELVARLEKTEPEIDYAYEDLPDVRDASQLIEVDLQNDEIVARLTDEGEELVRPKTGTGGSAGGTSHDEVLLDTEVALTERGFSVEILEQDGSEQPDAVATHPDHDVVFNIEAETTTPDRPAKVLQNLKRAHEEDRIPIFVVRPGESETQVASRVENILSPPFRERTDGTEQFYNCDEVVTFGGGATAHGGVTAIRPRTFETNQTVWIRDNGERVLSDGNTEFARVPDGGVLSKDSVPAYYSHDRETGQYSVYQAGETHVYDSKDEFEQDWTLIKRPFIPAVDLPDADYSRDSYVVLILPPGGDPLVFQSGETYRLPTNPGREELWPTGPTGESAQFDNSISDNDQNAPPALPGSDSSTMDELSEIDPTGDGVEAFAATYLRQIEGARVSQDDLFQAYDIWTEQQNIDGTTKGWFTRKLQDVVDFDVDRSRVDGDRVQFYTGLTLTQEGYSLLDQ from the coding sequence ATGGTGCTTGATCGCTTCTTTGGATCCGGCGACGAGGCTTCCAGTGACGACCAACAAGATGAGCAAACTGCTGGAGGCGATGAACAGCCGGAAGAAAACACGACCGCTGAATCGTCCACCCACCAACAACACGGTGAACAATACGATATCGTAGAACAGAACACGATTCGTATTGGTGGGAAGAAGGTTATCACGGAGACAGTCGACGAGGGGACAGTTGCAGGCCCCTTCGTTCGAGAAATGTTCGAAGCGGGGATGTACAATGCACCAGCTCCACTCTGGATCGGCTATTCAGAGGATCCGCAGACTGGCTTTCGTGAGGCGCCGCTCCGTTTCGAATCGCTCTTTCGGCACACCTGGATCGCTGGAACGACCGGCTACGGAAAGACGACCGAACTCCTGAATATGATGGTCCAGTGGGCCTACTCCGGCTATGGCTTCACGTATTTCGACCCGAAGGGCCGTGACTCTCGAGAGCTCCTCCGGATGCTCCCCAAACATCGTCTCAAGGACGTGGTTTGGATCGAGCCCGGCTCGACCACCCACGAGAAGACGATCGGGCTCAATTTCCTCGAGGTCCCCGAGTGTGAGACGCGCGAGGAACTCGAGAACGAGATTGAAAGCCGGGTCGAGAATCTGAAAGCTGTCTTCGACACCTCCGACTATTGGGGCATCAACATGGAGGCGATCACCGAGTCAATGGCTCGAGCGATGATGAAATCGGAGAAGCCGTTCTCGATCATCGATATGTACTTCACGTTGCTCAACGCCGAGCGACGCGAAGACTTCGCGCTCGATGTTGAGGACCCCTACATCAGGGAGTTCTGCCTCGAGATTGCGAAGATGGAAGAGGAGACGATTCGACCACTGCTGAAACGGATCAAATCGTGGGTCGAGAATTCGGTGATTCGTCGGATCATTGCCCATCGTGAGAGCACGATCGATTTCCGAGACATCATCGACAACGACCGGATCGTTATCGTCCGAACGCCCGTCGAGAATACGGATATCAAGAAGATGGTCACGCTCGGCGTGATGCGGAATCTCTGGAGTGCGATTCAGCGGCGATCGTATGAGTTGGATACGACGCCAGATCCCTACTTCGTCCTCTGTGACGAGTTCGATGATATCGCCAGTGACAATCTCGACATCGAGTCAATGCTGGCTCGAGCCCGGTCGATGCGGCTCTCCGTGACCCTTGCCTCGCAGTATCCGTCGCAGTTTGACGAGGACACACTGAAAGCGATGCAGAACAACTGTGACAACCTCCTCACGTTCTCGGTCAACGACAGTGATGACGCGGAATTATTGATGAAACGGTTCCGTGACTACACCGCAGAAGACCTCATCACGACCGACCAGTTCAAAGTGTGGACGCGGATTCCTCTCTCTGGAGGGCGATACTCCGAACCGGTCTTAATCCGGACGTTTCCGCCATATCCGCCTCTCCGTGGGACAGACGACGTCGATGATATCATCGAACAGAGCCTCGAGCGCTACGGAACTGACCCGCTAACGGACGCGGAAATACTCCAGAACCTCATCTACAGCGACGCCAATGAGGCTGCCAATCCGACGAAGATACTGGACGAGACCATGGCAGAAGCTCTCCGCACAGTCCAAATTCGAGAGGGTGTGCAAGAGGCAAATGGCTGGGTCGAGGTCACGGCTGTTGACGAGGAACTCGTGGCTCGCCTCGAGAAGACTGAGCCCGAGATTGACTATGCATACGAAGACCTGCCGGACGTGCGTGATGCCTCGCAGTTGATCGAGGTCGATCTGCAGAACGATGAGATCGTCGCTCGGCTCACCGACGAGGGTGAAGAGTTGGTCCGGCCCAAGACGGGCACTGGCGGCTCGGCTGGTGGAACTAGCCACGATGAAGTGCTTCTGGATACTGAGGTAGCGCTCACTGAACGCGGGTTCAGTGTCGAGATCCTCGAGCAAGATGGGAGCGAGCAACCTGATGCAGTTGCCACGCACCCAGATCACGATGTGGTGTTTAACATCGAGGCTGAGACAACAACGCCCGACCGACCGGCGAAGGTTCTGCAGAATCTCAAACGCGCTCACGAGGAAGACCGCATTCCGATCTTCGTTGTTCGACCTGGAGAATCTGAGACACAGGTTGCGTCACGAGTCGAGAATATCCTCTCGCCGCCGTTCCGAGAGCGAACGGACGGTACTGAACAGTTCTATAACTGCGACGAGGTTGTGACCTTCGGCGGTGGTGCGACAGCTCACGGCGGTGTCACTGCGATTCGACCACGGACATTCGAGACAAATCAGACCGTCTGGATACGCGACAACGGCGAGCGCGTCCTTTCCGATGGGAACACGGAGTTCGCTCGTGTCCCTGATGGCGGAGTACTCTCGAAAGACAGCGTTCCAGCCTATTACAGCCATGACCGTGAAACTGGCCAATATTCCGTCTATCAGGCTGGAGAGACCCATGTATACGACTCGAAAGATGAGTTTGAACAGGACTGGACACTGATTAAACGACCGTTCATTCCTGCTGTCGACCTGCCAGATGCAGACTACTCACGGGACAGTTATGTCGTGTTGATTCTACCACCCGGTGGCGACCCACTGGTTTTCCAGTCTGGTGAGACATATCGGCTCCCCACAAACCCAGGTCGTGAGGAGTTGTGGCCTACTGGACCGACTGGTGAGTCTGCCCAATTTGACAACTCGATATCTGACAATGATCAGAACGCGCCGCCGGCGTTACCGGGTTCTGATTCGTCAACGATGGACGAGTTGAGCGAGATCGATCCAACCGGAGACGGTGTGGAAGCGTTTGCAGCAACGTATCTCAGGCAGATCGAGGGTGCTAGAGTATCACAGGATGATCTGTTTCAGGCGTACGATATCTGGACTGAGCAGCAAAATATCGATGGGACGACCAAGGGCTGGTTCACTCGGAAGTTACAGGATGTCGTTGACTTCGACGTTGATCGCTCCAGAGTGGACGGGGATCGTGTCCAGTTCTACACCGGCCTGACTCTGACGCAAGAGGGGTACTCCCTCCTTGACCAATGA
- a CDS encoding DUF7558 family protein gives MTQQTLAGCSFCEAPPGTETGTAYTWGKDERVSHQICVDCAIQIRPDPDKRDHYACDGCGLVVDALAALTRFRVELGHLEGSLQLCARCSPGGPATYWTRDLEEHVVKTG, from the coding sequence GTGACACAGCAGACACTCGCGGGGTGTTCGTTCTGTGAGGCACCACCCGGAACGGAAACTGGCACTGCATACACTTGGGGAAAAGACGAGCGAGTCAGTCACCAGATCTGCGTCGACTGTGCCATCCAGATACGGCCAGATCCGGATAAGCGCGATCACTACGCCTGCGACGGCTGTGGGCTCGTTGTCGACGCGCTTGCAGCCCTCACGCGATTCCGCGTCGAACTCGGCCATCTCGAGGGCTCGCTACAGCTGTGTGCGCGATGTAGTCCCGGTGGGCCGGCTACCTACTGGACGCGTGATCTCGAGGAGCACGTCGTGAAAACCGGGTAG
- the mntA gene encoding type VII toxin-antitoxin system MntA family adenylyltransferase antitoxin translates to MRTSENAAIDESLPLETLQEVLQEHPVELAILFGSHATGESHSRSDIDIAVAFDTVRPSDPAYNEVFLRLSADLSEALETDDVDLVDLQTTSLELAETIFDHGVLLIGDPEHVADVRSQLTATEKQTQSPRERFDAAVARIDRHLSGSAVTATDGETRDR, encoded by the coding sequence ATGAGAACCAGTGAGAACGCTGCTATCGATGAATCCCTTCCTCTCGAGACTCTTCAGGAGGTATTGCAGGAGCATCCGGTAGAGCTAGCCATTCTCTTCGGTTCTCACGCAACTGGGGAGTCTCACTCTCGAAGCGACATCGATATCGCAGTTGCATTCGACACTGTCCGCCCGAGTGATCCAGCCTACAATGAGGTCTTTCTCAGGTTGAGTGCTGATCTCAGCGAAGCGCTCGAGACTGATGATGTCGATCTCGTTGATCTCCAGACAACGTCACTGGAGCTAGCAGAGACGATCTTCGATCACGGCGTCCTTCTCATCGGTGACCCAGAACATGTGGCTGATGTTCGAAGCCAACTCACCGCAACTGAGAAGCAGACTCAGTCACCGCGCGAACGATTTGATGCAGCAGTAGCCAGAATTGATCGACATCTGAGTGGGTCTGCTGTGACAGCGACTGATGGCGAGACCCGTGATCGATGA
- a CDS encoding DUF3006 domain-containing protein, translating to MDGTYTGVVDRIEDGEIAVILLEENKQVIEQVDIPADRLPEPARTDGGVLSVTLEDSEVVSMEYRPDATRERRESVQEKLDRLSERLSDREE from the coding sequence ATGGATGGGACCTACACTGGTGTTGTCGATCGAATTGAAGACGGTGAGATTGCCGTCATCTTGCTCGAGGAGAACAAGCAGGTGATCGAGCAAGTGGATATCCCTGCTGATCGACTCCCAGAGCCCGCCCGAACGGACGGTGGCGTGCTGTCGGTGACGCTCGAGGATAGTGAGGTCGTGTCGATGGAGTACCGACCGGACGCAACGCGAGAGCGCCGTGAATCTGTTCAGGAGAAGTTGGATCGGTTGTCCGAGCGGTTATCCGATCGTGAGGAATGA
- the hepT gene encoding type VII toxin-antitoxin system HepT family RNase toxin yields MTDETFPTDGLNRILNAVETIETSLGVLARKQTLSREAYHADSDTQDIVERRFVKMTEAAIDIGEELVKHERGTPPASNPQSMRALEELGILSASTAEEMAQGARFRNVLAHTYGNIIEHDVVYNALQDLDRYRQFVIEVRDYLESIGALDEDIS; encoded by the coding sequence ATGACAGACGAGACCTTTCCTACTGACGGTCTCAATAGAATACTCAACGCTGTCGAAACGATTGAAACCAGTTTGGGCGTTCTCGCTCGGAAACAGACGCTGAGTCGCGAAGCATATCATGCTGACTCAGATACACAGGATATCGTTGAACGCCGATTTGTAAAGATGACCGAGGCAGCGATCGATATTGGAGAGGAACTTGTCAAACACGAGCGTGGAACGCCTCCAGCGAGTAATCCACAGTCAATGCGGGCTCTCGAAGAGCTTGGTATACTCTCTGCTTCGACAGCTGAGGAAATGGCACAAGGTGCCCGGTTCCGGAATGTCCTTGCACACACCTACGGGAACATCATCGAACACGACGTGGTCTATAACGCTTTGCAGGACCTCGATCGGTACCGCCAGTTCGTCATCGAAGTCCGTGACTACCTCGAGTCGATCGGAGCACTTGATGAGGACATCTCCTAG